From a region of the Helicobacter hepaticus ATCC 51449 genome:
- a CDS encoding efflux RND transporter permease subunit has translation MYKFAITRPISTLMFAFAILFFGFLGVFKMPTSLFPDIDFPVAVVITAYPGASAEIVETKVTDKIEEAIMGIDGLKKVTSSSARNSSVVIVQFELEKPLSDAVNDVRDKVGTVQLDSGVKRPAVYKFDSSSAPIISLFLTSDKVPSSEMMRHAKDNIKPLLQKISGVGGVEMRGHRERQIRIFVSPSMLNKYGITYTDISNKVGLENLEVDGGKLIGTLSEWAITTDAQSADVSDIGNIRIAEGIRLADIATIEDGIEEDKTFASFNKTPGVIFEVQKIAGANDISIADAVMKVLPQIESISPEYDIKVFKDTTQNVRAAISSVEFDVLLGVFLAVSVVFIFLRSATITLVSAISIPISIFGTFALMNFFGFSLNMLTLLAVALAIGIIIDDAIVVIENIHKKLEHGMRKREAAYEGVREIGFALIAISAMLLSVFIPVGSMSGIVGRFFQSFGITVAAAIGISYIVVITIIPMVSSIVVNPKHSKFYYRTEPFFKRLDAYYVKTLAFVLRNRVKVIVGIVGIFFLSLTLLAKLGMEFIISDDKSEFQVFMETTPGTSMNAMKEKTNELQNIVMAHSDIDFTTLQIGYDAQKTIFKAQIYARLKPKKERANKESQFKIMADIGEQLKASEVGKEFVISTSEVSDFGGGDNSPYQVAILAPDGETLKKTKDNLINLLKTDPTLAGKVTNIHLNTSDDLPEYRLRVLRANADRYGVNAQDIGNVVRGAFSGEAIVRYYKDRGKEYDITIRAPDNDRISLNDIKKLQVKNSKGELMFVEGLVEIEHTSAPSVISRFDRQRSVTVYAYPVKNSGISLGDMMNITAQKSNEWLEPGATFKLQGEAENAQEMMIAFLVAVLTAIVLIYLILAALYESFLQPVVIMMTLPFSFAGAFIALFVVQQPFSMFSLMGLMILMGLVGKNATLLIDVANEKRKEGYSTDEALILAGESRLRPILMTTIAMVFGMIPLAISTGSGAGMKSPMGICIIGGLLFSMFLSLLIVPAIYRFLAPVDDWLQKFYKPKAEDKF, from the coding sequence ATGTATAAATTTGCCATTACTCGTCCAATTTCAACTTTAATGTTCGCCTTTGCAATCTTATTTTTTGGATTCTTAGGCGTATTTAAAATGCCAACTTCACTTTTTCCTGATATTGATTTTCCTGTGGCAGTAGTTATCACAGCTTATCCGGGTGCAAGTGCGGAGATTGTAGAGACAAAAGTAACAGATAAGATTGAAGAAGCTATTATGGGTATTGATGGGCTCAAAAAAGTAACTTCAAGTTCAGCACGTAATTCAAGTGTTGTAATTGTGCAATTTGAGCTTGAAAAGCCTCTAAGTGATGCAGTCAATGATGTGCGAGATAAAGTGGGCACGGTGCAGCTTGATTCTGGCGTGAAAAGACCAGCAGTTTATAAATTTGATAGCTCTTCCGCTCCTATTATCTCTTTATTTCTCACAAGTGATAAAGTCCCTTCATCTGAAATGATGAGACACGCTAAAGATAATATAAAACCATTGTTGCAAAAAATCTCTGGTGTTGGTGGCGTTGAGATGAGAGGGCATAGAGAGCGACAGATTAGAATCTTTGTAAGCCCTAGTATGCTTAATAAATATGGTATAACTTATACAGATATTTCTAATAAAGTAGGGTTAGAGAATCTAGAAGTTGATGGCGGGAAACTCATTGGGACATTGAGTGAATGGGCTATAACAACCGATGCTCAAAGTGCTGATGTAAGTGATATAGGAAATATTCGTATTGCGGAGGGAATTAGATTAGCTGATATTGCTACGATTGAAGATGGCATTGAAGAAGATAAGACTTTTGCGTCCTTTAACAAAACGCCCGGTGTGATTTTTGAAGTGCAAAAAATCGCAGGCGCTAATGATATTTCCATTGCCGATGCGGTGATGAAGGTGCTGCCACAAATAGAATCTATAAGCCCAGAGTATGATATTAAAGTCTTTAAAGATACAACACAAAATGTGCGTGCAGCCATTTCTTCAGTGGAATTTGATGTGCTTCTTGGCGTATTTTTGGCTGTATCTGTGGTTTTTATCTTCTTACGAAGTGCGACTATTACGCTCGTATCAGCCATTAGTATTCCTATTTCTATTTTTGGGACTTTTGCATTAATGAATTTTTTTGGATTCTCTTTAAATATGCTTACTCTTCTTGCAGTAGCTCTTGCGATTGGGATTATCATTGATGATGCGATTGTGGTAATTGAGAATATCCATAAGAAACTTGAACACGGAATGCGTAAGCGTGAGGCGGCTTATGAGGGTGTGCGCGAAATCGGTTTTGCACTCATTGCTATTTCAGCAATGCTTTTATCAGTATTTATCCCTGTGGGAAGTATGAGCGGAATCGTGGGGAGATTCTTCCAAAGCTTTGGTATAACCGTGGCTGCTGCGATTGGTATCTCGTATATCGTTGTGATTACAATCATTCCAATGGTTTCGTCTATCGTTGTGAATCCTAAACACTCTAAATTCTATTATCGCACAGAGCCTTTTTTTAAGAGACTTGATGCGTATTATGTCAAAACTCTAGCCTTTGTATTGCGCAATAGAGTCAAGGTGATTGTGGGTATTGTGGGTATATTTTTTCTCTCCCTTACACTTTTAGCTAAGCTTGGTATGGAATTTATTATCTCCGATGATAAGAGTGAGTTTCAAGTATTTATGGAAACTACACCCGGCACGAGTATGAATGCTATGAAAGAAAAAACAAATGAACTGCAAAACATAGTAATGGCACATAGTGATATTGACTTTACGACTTTGCAAATAGGCTATGACGCGCAAAAAACGATTTTTAAGGCACAGATTTATGCGAGGTTGAAGCCAAAAAAAGAGCGCGCAAATAAAGAATCACAATTTAAGATTATGGCTGATATAGGAGAACAGCTTAAAGCAAGTGAAGTGGGGAAAGAATTTGTGATTTCTACATCTGAAGTATCAGATTTTGGTGGAGGAGATAATTCTCCTTATCAAGTGGCAATTCTTGCACCCGATGGTGAGACACTGAAAAAAACAAAGGATAATCTCATCAATCTTTTAAAAACTGATCCAACATTGGCAGGCAAGGTTACTAATATCCACCTTAATACATCAGATGATTTGCCCGAGTATCGTTTGAGGGTGCTTCGTGCGAATGCCGATAGATATGGCGTGAATGCGCAAGATATTGGTAATGTCGTGCGTGGAGCATTTTCTGGTGAGGCGATTGTCAGGTATTATAAAGATAGGGGTAAGGAATACGACATTACTATCCGAGCACCTGATAATGATAGAATCTCACTTAATGATATAAAAAAATTACAAGTGAAAAATAGCAAGGGTGAGTTGATGTTTGTAGAGGGGCTTGTAGAAATAGAGCATACCTCTGCCCCTTCGGTCATTTCTCGTTTTGATAGACAACGGAGCGTTACGGTATATGCGTATCCTGTAAAAAATTCTGGTATTTCTTTGGGTGATATGATGAATATCACTGCGCAAAAATCAAATGAATGGCTTGAGCCGGGCGCTACTTTTAAGCTTCAAGGTGAAGCTGAAAATGCACAAGAAATGATGATAGCCTTTCTTGTAGCGGTTTTAACGGCGATTGTGTTGATTTATCTTATCTTGGCTGCTCTTTATGAATCCTTTTTGCAACCTGTTGTCATTATGATGACTTTGCCTTTTAGTTTTGCTGGAGCATTTATCGCACTTTTTGTTGTGCAGCAGCCTTTTAGTATGTTTTCGCTTATGGGACTTATGATTCTAATGGGATTAGTAGGTAAGAATGCTACCTTGCTTATTGATGTAGCAAATGAAAAGCGCAAAGAAGGATATAGCACTGATGAGGCTCTTATTTTAGCTGGAGAATCGCGTTTGCGTCCTATTCTTATGACAACGATTGCTATGGTTTTTGGTATGATACCTCTAGCTATTTCTACAGGCTCTGGAGCGGGTATGAAATCGCCTATGGG
- a CDS encoding efflux RND transporter periplasmic adaptor subunit: MKKVLGIVAGIFLASSMWAEDVYAIFNAEAIKDANLNLATSGIVSDIFVDVGSEVKKGDLLLNLFNQDIFSQMNSVEQQYIFAKKQWERYKRSGGAVDKNTLDRYLSEYKKLEADYNYQKAVLSKTQLRAPFDGVIASKEVELGDGVSAHSTKLFRIISQDVKLVLEFDFKYINKIKVGDRFDFRIDGRKEDLHTTISKIYPTASTSTRKVKAEAMAKDIIPGTFGDGYIRTK, from the coding sequence ATGAAAAAGGTTTTAGGTATAGTAGCGGGGATTTTTCTCGCTTCGTCAATGTGGGCAGAAGATGTTTATGCAATTTTTAATGCTGAAGCAATAAAAGATGCTAATTTAAATCTCGCTACAAGTGGCATTGTATCTGATATTTTTGTTGATGTCGGTAGTGAGGTGAAAAAAGGAGATTTGCTTCTTAATCTTTTTAATCAAGATATTTTTTCTCAAATGAATTCAGTTGAACAACAATATATTTTTGCAAAAAAGCAGTGGGAACGTTATAAACGTTCTGGTGGAGCAGTAGATAAAAATACGCTTGATAGATACCTTTCAGAATATAAAAAACTTGAGGCAGATTATAACTATCAAAAGGCGGTGTTAAGTAAAACACAGCTAAGAGCACCATTTGATGGTGTGATAGCTTCTAAAGAGGTTGAGCTTGGTGATGGGGTAAGTGCTCATAGCACAAAGCTTTTTAGAATCATTAGTCAAGATGTAAAGCTTGTTTTGGAATTTGATTTTAAGTATATAAACAAAATTAAAGTAGGTGATAGATTTGATTTCCGTATTGATGGGCGTAAAGAGGATTTACATACAACAATAAGTAAGATCTATCCTACCGCAAGCACAAGCACACGCAAAGTAAAAGCCGAGGCAATGGCAAAAGACATCATTCCGGGCACATTTGGTGATGGTTATATAAGGACAAAATAA